The following proteins come from a genomic window of Prionailurus viverrinus isolate Anna chromosome D1, UM_Priviv_1.0, whole genome shotgun sequence:
- the LOC125177188 gene encoding olfactory receptor 52A1, whose amino-acid sequence MSISNITVFMPSVLTLIGIPGLETVQCWVGIPFCVMYLIAMIGNSLLLIIIRSERSLHEPMYIFVGMLGVTDIALATTIMPKMLGIFWFRVPEIYFDSCLLQMWLIHTFQGIESGILLAMALDRYVAICYPLRHAAIVTHRLVTQIGAVVTLRAAFLVAPCLILIKFRFQFYHTTIISHCYCEHMAIVKMAAENIRVNKIYGLFVAFTVAGFDLTFITLSYAQIFSTVFRLPQKDARLKAFNTCIAHMCVFLQFYLLAFFSFFTHRFGAHVPPYIHILFSSLYLLVPPFLNPLVYGAKTKQIRIHVVKLFSS is encoded by the coding sequence ATGTCCATTTCCAACATCACAGTCTTCATGCCTTCTGTGTTGACACTGATAGGGATCCCAGGCCTAGAGACTGTGCAGTGCTGGGTTGGGATTCCATTCTGTGTCATGTATCTCATTGCTATGATTGGAAACTCCTTGCTTCTGATCATCATCAGGTCAGAGCGCAGCCTCCATGAGCCCATGTACATTTTCGTAGGCATGCTGGGAGTCACAGATATTGCGCTTGCTACCACCATTATGCCCAAGATGCTTGGAATTTTCTGGTTTCGTGTGCCAGAGATTTATTTTGATTCCTGTTTGCTTCAAATGTGGCTCATCCACACATTTCAGGGCATAGAGTCAGGCATCCTGTTGGCCATGGCTCTGGACCGTTATGTGGCCATCTGTTATCCACTAAGACATGCTGCCATCGTCACGCACCGCCTAGTCACCCAGATAGGGGCAGTGGTAACACTCAGGGCCGCTTTCCTAGTAGCCCCATGCCTAATACTGATAAAGTTCCGGTTTCAGTTTTACCATACAACCATCATCTCCCACTGCTACTGTGAGCATATGGCCATTGTGAAAATGGCTGCAGAAAATATACGGGTCAACAAAATCTATGGCTTGTTTGTGGCATTTACAGTtgcagggttcgatctcacatTCATTACTTTGTCTTATGCACAGATCTTTTCCACTGTTTTTCGTTTACCCCAGAAAGACGCTCGGTTGAAAGCATTCAATACGTGCATCGCTCACATGTGTGTCTTCCTCCAGTTCTACCTCCttgccttcttctccttcttcacaCATAGGTTTGGTGCTCATGTTCCCCCTTATATCCATATCCTCTTTTCTAGCCTGTACTTGCTGGTCCCCCCATTTCTCAATCCACTTGTCTATGGTGCCAAGACCAAGCAGATACGCATTCATGTGGTAAAGTTGTTCTCTTCATAA
- the LOC125146484 gene encoding olfactory receptor 52A1-like, which translates to MSISNITVFMPSVLTLIGIPGLETVQCWVGIPFCVMYLIAMIGNSLLLIIIRSERSLHEPMYIFVGMLGVTDIALATTIMPKMLGIFWFRVPEIYFDSCLLQMWLIHTFQCIESGILLAMALDRYVAICYPLRHAAIVTHRLVTQIGAVVTLRAAFLVAPCLILIKFRFQFYHTTIISHCYCEHMAIVKLAAENVRVNKIYGLFVAFTVAGFDLTFITLSYAQIFSTVFHLPQKEARLKAFNTCIAHICVFLPFYLLAFFSFFTHRFGAHVPPYIHILFSSLYLLVPPFLNPLVYGAKTKQIRIHVVKMFSSSNSL; encoded by the coding sequence ATGTCCATTTCCAACATCACAGTCTTCATGCCTTCTGTGTTGACGCTGATAGGGATCCCAGGCCTAGAGACTGTGCAGTGCTGGGTTGGGATTCCATTCTGTGTCATGTATCTCATTGCTATGATTGGAAACTCCTTGCTTCTGATCATCATCAGGTCAGAGCGCAGCCTCCATGAGCCCATGTACATTTTCGTAGGCATGCTGGGAGTCACAGATATTGCGCTTGCTACCACCATTATGCCCAAGATGCTTGGAATTTTCTGGTTTCGTGTGCCAGAGATTTATTTTGATTCCTGTTTGCTTCAAATGTGGCTCATCCACACATTTCAGTGCATAGAGTCAGGCATCCTGTTGGCCATGGCTCTGGACCGTTATGTGGCCATCTGTTATCCACTAAGACATGCTGCCATCGTCACGCACCGCCTAGTCACCCAGATAGGGGCAGTGGTAACACTCAGGGCCGCTTTCCTAGTAGCCCCATGCCTAATACTGATAAAGTTCCGGTTTCAGTTTTACCATACAACCATCATCTCCCACTGCTACTGTGAGCATATGGCCATTGTGAAACTGGCTGCAGAAAATGTACGGGTCAACAAAATCTATGGCTTGTTTGTGGCATTTACAGTTGCAGGGTTCGACCTCACATTCATCACTTTGTCTTATGCACAGATCTTTTCTACAGTTTTTCATTTACCCCAGAAAGAGGCTCGGTTGAAAGCATTCAATACATGCATCGCTCACATATGCGTCTTCCTCCCGTTCTACCTCCttgccttcttctccttcttcacaCATAGGTTTGGTGCTCATGTGCCCCCTTATATCCATATCCTCTTTTCTAGCCTGTACTTGCTGGTCCCCCCATTTCTCAATCCACTTGTCTATGGTGCCAAGACCAAGCAGATCCGCATTCATGTGGTAAAGATGTTCTCTTCCTCAAATTCACTGTGA
- the LOC125176881 gene encoding olfactory receptor 52Z1-like, protein MAPFSYNHTHPQDTWYVLTGIPGLEDSHTWISIPICSMYILAVIGNIFLFFLIVTERRLHEPMYVFLSMLALSDVLLSTATAPKMLAIFWFHSMDISFGSCVSQMFFIHFLFVAESAILLAMAFDRYVAICHPLRYTIILTSSATGKIGIAAVVRSFIICFPFIFLVHRLTYCGRNIIPHSYCEHMGIARLACDNISVNIIYGLTVALLSTGLDIVFIIMSYAMILCTVFQIPSWSARFKALNTCGSHICVILMFYAPAFFSFFSHRFGGKTIPQHIHILVANLYVVVPPMLNPIIYGVKTKQIQDRVILLCSPISTHC, encoded by the coding sequence ATGGCCCCTTTCTCTTACAATCACACCCATCCCCAGGATACATGGTATGTCCTGACTGGAATCCCAGGACTGGAAGATTCTCATACCTGGATCTCCATCCCTATCTGTTCTATGTACATTTTGGCTGTCATAGGCAACATCTTCTTGTTCTTCCTGATTGTAACTGAGCGCCGTCTCCATGAGCCTATGTATGTCTTCCTTTCCATGCTGGCCTTATCAGATGTCCTGCTCTCCACAGCCACAGCCCCCAAGATGCTGGCCATCTTCTGGTTCCATTCCATGGATATATCCTTTGGTAGTTGTGTATCTCAGATGTTCTTCATCCATTTCCTCTTTGTGGCAGAATCTGCTATTCTCCTGGCCATGGCAtttgaccgctatgtggccatctgtcacccaCTGAGATATACCATAATCTTAACCTCCTCAGCCACTGGGAAAATTGGCATCGCAGCTGTTGTCAGGAGCTTTATCATCTGCTTTCCATTCATCTTCCTGGTACACCGACTTACATATTGTGGGAGAAACATCATTCCCCATTCTTACTGTGAGCACATGGGCATTGCCAGATTGGCATGTGACAATATCAGTGTCAACATCATTTATGGCCTGACTGTGGCCCTACTGTCTACAGGACTAGACATTGTGTTCATCATTATGTCCTACGCGATGATCCTTTGCACAGTGTTTCAGATACCTTCCTGGTCTGCTAGATTCAAGGCCCTCAACACATGTGGTTCCCACATCTGTGTCATACTTATGTTCTATGCCCcagcattcttttcctttttttcccatcgTTTTGGGGGTAAAACCATCCCTCAGCATATCCACATCCTGGTAGCCAACCTCTATGTGGTGGTGCCCCCTATGCTAAACCCCATCATTTATGGGGTGAAGACCAAACAGATTCAAGACCGAGTAATTTTGCTTTGCTCCCCCATTAGTACGCAttgttaa